One Phocaeicola dorei genomic region harbors:
- a CDS encoding GNAT family N-acetyltransferase has product MVYIETPHLLLRDWKEEDILPFVRMNSDKEVMEFFITTLTQEETMAFYCRIQKEFEEYGYGLYAVECKKTRNFLGYVGFHNIAFESDFTPGVEIGWRLCRDVWGKGYATEAASACLDYASDNLPFKTVYSFTAIPNKRSARVMQKIGMHFEKEFDHPLVEQEHWLCRHVLYKIEI; this is encoded by the coding sequence ATGGTATATATAGAAACGCCTCATTTGTTGTTACGGGACTGGAAGGAGGAAGATATTCTTCCGTTTGTCCGCATGAACAGTGATAAAGAAGTAATGGAATTCTTTATCACTACTTTGACACAGGAAGAGACGATGGCTTTTTATTGTCGTATCCAGAAAGAATTTGAAGAATATGGTTATGGTTTGTATGCTGTAGAATGTAAAAAAACTCGGAATTTTCTAGGCTATGTAGGTTTTCATAATATTGCTTTCGAATCGGATTTCACTCCCGGAGTGGAAATAGGATGGCGGTTGTGCCGGGATGTATGGGGAAAGGGATATGCCACAGAAGCCGCCTCTGCCTGTCTGGATTATGCGAGTGATAATTTACCTTTTAAAACGGTATATTCATTCACTGCCATACCCAATAAACGTTCTGCACGGGTCATGCAGAAAATAGGAATGCATTTTGAAAAAGAGTTCGATCATCCTTTGGTGGAACAAGAGCATTGGCTATGCAGACATGTATTGTATAAAATAGAAATTTGA
- the leuS gene encoding leucine--tRNA ligase, giving the protein MEYNFREIEKKWQQRWVENHTYQVTEDESKKKFYVLNMFPYPSGAGLHVGHPLGYIASDIYARYKRLQGFNVLNPMGYDAYGLPAEQYAIQTGQHPAITTVNNINRYREQLDKIGFSFDWDREVRTCEPGYYHWTQWAFQQMFNSYYCNDKQQARPISELAEAFSKYGNEGLNAACSEELHFTAEEWNAKSEKEKQEILMNYRIAYLGETMVNWCPQLGTVLANDEVVDGVSERGGFPVVQKKMRQWCLRVSAYAQRLLNGLDTVDWTDSLKETQRNWIGRSEGTEVQFKVKDSDIEFTIFTTRADTMFGVTFMVLAPESELVPQLTTEAQKAEVEAYLDRTKKRTERERIADRRVTGVFSGSYAVNPFTGDAVPVWISDYVLAGYGTGAIMAVPAHDSRDYAFAKHFNLPIVPLVEGCDVSEESFDAKEGIVCNSPRKNVTPYCDLSLNGLTIKEAIAATKEYVKAHNLGRVKVNYRLRDAIFSRQRYWGEPFPVYYKDGMPYMIDSSKLPLELPEVAKFLPTETGEPPLGHATKWAWDVEKGEVVENTLIDHVHVFPLELNTMPGFAGSSAYYLRYMDPHNNQALVSEKADHYWQNVDLYVGGTEHATGHLIYSRFWNKFLHDLGVSIKEEPFQKLVNQGMIQGRSNFVYRIKDTNTFVSLNLKDQYETTPLHVDVNIVSNDILDTEAFKAWRPEYNNAEFILEDGKYICGWAVEKMSKSMYNVVNPDMIVEKYGADTLRMYEMFLGPVEQSKPWDTNGIDGVHRFLKKLWNLFYSRTDEFLPVESEPTKEELKAIHKLIKKVTGDIETFSYNTSISAFMICVNELTSLKCRNKEVLSNLIILLAPFAPHYAEELWEALGNTTSVCDAQWPAFNEDYLKEDTVKYTISFNGKARFTMEFATDADNNTIQATVMANEQAQKWIEGKTPKKVIIVPKKIVNIVL; this is encoded by the coding sequence ATGGAATACAATTTCAGAGAGATTGAAAAGAAATGGCAACAAAGATGGGTAGAGAACCATACCTATCAAGTAACCGAAGACGAAAGCAAAAAGAAATTCTACGTATTAAACATGTTCCCCTATCCATCGGGAGCAGGCTTACACGTAGGACACCCACTAGGATACATTGCTAGTGATATTTATGCCCGTTACAAACGTTTGCAAGGTTTCAACGTGCTGAACCCGATGGGATATGACGCATACGGACTTCCTGCAGAACAATATGCTATCCAGACCGGACAACACCCTGCCATCACCACTGTGAACAATATCAACCGCTACCGTGAACAGTTGGATAAAATCGGTTTCTCTTTTGATTGGGACCGTGAAGTACGTACTTGTGAGCCCGGTTATTACCATTGGACTCAATGGGCTTTCCAACAGATGTTCAATAGCTATTATTGCAATGACAAACAGCAGGCACGTCCCATCAGCGAACTGGCGGAAGCATTTTCTAAATATGGCAACGAAGGATTAAACGCCGCTTGTAGCGAAGAACTACATTTCACCGCTGAAGAATGGAATGCCAAAAGCGAAAAAGAAAAACAGGAAATCCTGATGAACTACCGTATCGCTTATCTGGGCGAAACAATGGTGAACTGGTGTCCGCAATTGGGAACTGTTCTTGCCAATGATGAAGTGGTGGACGGAGTTTCGGAACGTGGAGGTTTCCCTGTGGTACAGAAAAAGATGCGTCAGTGGTGTTTACGTGTTTCAGCTTACGCACAGCGGCTGCTGAACGGGCTAGACACCGTGGACTGGACTGATTCACTGAAGGAAACACAACGTAACTGGATCGGACGCTCGGAAGGTACGGAAGTACAATTCAAAGTGAAAGACAGCGATATTGAATTCACCATCTTTACTACCCGTGCAGATACCATGTTCGGCGTAACCTTCATGGTATTGGCTCCGGAAAGTGAACTGGTTCCCCAACTTACCACCGAAGCACAGAAAGCAGAAGTAGAAGCCTATCTAGACCGTACCAAGAAACGTACAGAACGTGAACGTATCGCCGACCGCCGTGTGACCGGTGTATTTAGTGGCTCATACGCTGTCAATCCGTTTACCGGCGATGCTGTTCCCGTATGGATCAGCGATTATGTATTGGCAGGTTATGGTACAGGTGCTATCATGGCGGTTCCTGCTCACGACAGCCGTGACTACGCTTTTGCAAAGCATTTCAACCTGCCTATCGTTCCGTTGGTAGAAGGTTGTGATGTAAGTGAAGAAAGTTTCGATGCCAAAGAAGGTATTGTTTGCAACTCACCCCGCAAGAATGTCACTCCTTACTGTGACCTTTCTTTGAACGGACTGACCATCAAAGAAGCTATCGCAGCTACCAAAGAATATGTGAAAGCCCACAACCTGGGACGTGTGAAAGTGAACTATCGTCTTCGTGACGCCATCTTCTCACGCCAGCGTTATTGGGGCGAACCGTTCCCCGTATATTACAAAGATGGTATGCCTTATATGATTGATTCCTCTAAATTGCCACTTGAACTTCCCGAAGTGGCTAAATTCCTGCCGACTGAAACAGGCGAACCTCCATTGGGACATGCCACCAAGTGGGCTTGGGATGTAGAAAAAGGCGAAGTAGTGGAAAATACGTTAATTGACCATGTCCATGTATTCCCACTTGAACTGAATACCATGCCGGGCTTTGCCGGTTCATCCGCATACTATCTGCGCTATATGGACCCACATAACAACCAAGCACTGGTATCAGAAAAGGCAGATCACTACTGGCAGAATGTAGACCTCTATGTAGGTGGTACAGAACATGCTACCGGCCATTTGATTTATTCTCGTTTTTGGAATAAGTTCCTGCATGACCTAGGCGTAAGCATCAAGGAAGAACCATTCCAGAAATTGGTAAATCAAGGAATGATTCAGGGACGAAGCAATTTTGTATATCGTATCAAAGATACCAATACATTTGTGTCACTGAACCTGAAAGACCAGTACGAAACCACTCCATTGCATGTGGATGTGAATATTGTATCCAATGATATTCTGGATACCGAAGCCTTCAAAGCATGGCGTCCTGAATATAACAACGCTGAGTTTATCCTAGAAGATGGAAAATATATCTGTGGTTGGGCAGTAGAGAAAATGAGTAAATCCATGTACAACGTAGTCAATCCGGATATGATTGTCGAAAAATACGGTGCCGATACGCTGCGTATGTACGAAATGTTCCTCGGTCCGGTAGAACAGTCCAAGCCTTGGGATACTAATGGTATCGATGGTGTTCACCGTTTCTTGAAAAAACTGTGGAATCTGTTTTATAGCCGCACAGACGAATTCTTGCCTGTAGAAAGTGAACCGACTAAAGAAGAGTTGAAAGCAATTCATAAGCTGATTAAAAAGGTAACCGGAGATATTGAAACTTTCTCTTACAACACTTCTATCAGTGCATTTATGATTTGTGTAAACGAACTGACTTCATTGAAATGCCGCAATAAAGAGGTATTGAGCAATCTCATCATCCTGTTAGCCCCGTTCGCTCCACATTATGCAGAAGAACTTTGGGAAGCTTTGGGAAATACCACCAGCGTATGCGATGCACAATGGCCTGCATTCAATGAAGATTACCTAAAAGAAGACACTGTAAAATACACTATCTCTTTCAATGGTAAAGCACGCTTCACCATGGAGTTCGCTACTGATGCCGATAACAATACCATTCAGGCAACAGTTATGGCAAATGAACAAGCCCAGAAATGGATTGAAGGCAAAACCCCGAAAAAGGTAATCATCGTTCCGAAGAAAATTGTAAATATCGTATTATAA
- the nadA gene encoding quinolinate synthase NadA: MNKEEWLKKGYVTEPVDKTLDLKTEIDKLRKEKNALILGHYYQSGEIQDIADFVGDSLALAQWAAKTDADIIVMCGVHFMGETAKILCPDKKVLVPDLNAGCSLADSCPADEFAKFVKEHPDHTVISYVNTTAAVKAVTDVVVTSTNAKQIVDSFPADEKIIFGPDRNLGNYINSITGRDMLLWDGACHVHEQFSVEKILELKKQYPNAAILVHPECKGAVSKLADKVASTAGLLKYAITSDKKDFIVATESGILHEMRKKCPEKNFIPAPPEDSTCACNECNFMRLNTMEKLYNTLKYEWPEVAVDEAIAEEAVKPIKKMLEISEKLGL, translated from the coding sequence ATGAATAAAGAAGAATGGTTGAAAAAAGGGTATGTTACCGAACCGGTAGACAAAACTCTGGATTTGAAGACTGAAATTGATAAGTTGCGTAAGGAAAAGAATGCGCTTATCCTAGGTCACTATTACCAGTCGGGCGAAATACAAGATATCGCCGACTTTGTAGGTGACAGCTTGGCGCTGGCACAATGGGCGGCTAAAACGGATGCTGATATCATTGTGATGTGTGGTGTTCACTTTATGGGTGAAACGGCTAAGATTCTTTGTCCTGATAAAAAAGTGCTGGTACCGGACTTGAATGCAGGATGTTCATTGGCTGACAGTTGTCCTGCTGATGAGTTTGCTAAGTTTGTTAAAGAGCACCCGGACCATACAGTGATTTCGTATGTTAACACTACAGCGGCTGTTAAAGCGGTGACTGATGTGGTGGTCACTTCTACCAATGCCAAGCAAATCGTAGATAGTTTTCCGGCAGATGAGAAGATTATTTTCGGTCCGGATAGAAATCTGGGTAATTATATCAATTCGATTACAGGACGCGATATGTTGCTTTGGGATGGTGCCTGCCATGTGCACGAACAGTTTTCTGTGGAGAAGATACTGGAATTGAAAAAACAGTATCCTAACGCTGCCATTCTGGTTCATCCCGAATGTAAAGGAGCCGTTTCCAAACTAGCCGATAAGGTTGCTTCTACGGCAGGACTTTTAAAATATGCCATTACTAGCGACAAGAAAGATTTTATTGTTGCTACGGAAAGCGGTATTCTGCACGAAATGCGTAAGAAATGTCCTGAAAAAAACTTTATTCCCGCTCCTCCCGAAGACAGTACCTGCGCTTGCAATGAATGTAATTTTATGCGGTTGAATACGATGGAAAAGTTGTACAATACATTAAAATATGAATGGCCGGAAGTGGCAGTGGATGAAGCAATAGCTGAGGAGGCGGTGAAACCTATCAAGAAGATGCTGGAAATTTCGGAGAAGCTGGGATTATGA
- a CDS encoding DUF4294 domain-containing protein has protein sequence MVPVCVYKGDTIPAVQLPNVYIFRPLKFKNEKERREYYRLVRNVKKTLPLAREINRAVIETYEYIETLPDKKAREKHLKLVEKGLKEQYTPIMKKLTFSQGKLLIKLVNRQTDSSSYELVKAFMGPFKAGFYQTFAALFGASLKKEYHPEGEDRLTERVVLLVENGQI, from the coding sequence ATGGTACCTGTATGTGTATACAAAGGAGATACTATTCCAGCTGTACAGTTACCTAATGTATACATTTTCAGACCATTAAAATTCAAAAACGAAAAAGAAAGACGGGAATACTACCGCTTGGTAAGGAATGTGAAGAAAACCCTGCCATTAGCCCGTGAAATTAACCGTGCTGTAATAGAAACTTACGAATATATAGAAACATTGCCTGACAAAAAAGCCAGGGAAAAGCACCTGAAACTCGTAGAGAAGGGACTAAAAGAGCAATATACACCGATTATGAAGAAATTAACCTTTTCACAGGGCAAACTGTTGATAAAGTTAGTAAACCGTCAGACGGATTCTTCCTCTTATGAATTGGTAAAAGCTTTTATGGGACCCTTTAAAGCCGGATTCTATCAAACTTTTGCAGCACTTTTTGGTGCCAGCCTGAAGAAAGAATATCATCCGGAAGGAGAGGATCGACTGACCGAACGGGTGGTATTGTTAGTTGAAAACGGACAAATCTAA
- a CDS encoding YitT family protein encodes MDQILKIKLGREVKDYLAITFGLICYALGWAAFLLPYQITTGGVTGIAAIIYYATGIEIQVSYFIINAVFLGFALKILGPKFSLKTIYAIFMLTFLLWLFQTLLKGPDGTLPQLLGPGQEFMACVVGAGLLGFGIGIVFCNNGSTGGTDIIAWIINKYKDVTLGRMMMYCDIVIISSCYFIFHDWKRVLFGFCVLFIMSIVIDYVINSSRQSVQFLIFSRKHDEIAEGITKQIDRGVTLLDGTGWYSKQGIKVVVVLAKKSQSLDIFRLVKDIDPNAFISQSNVVGVYGEGFDKLKIK; translated from the coding sequence ATGGACCAAATATTAAAAATCAAACTAGGCAGAGAGGTAAAAGACTATTTAGCCATTACCTTCGGACTGATTTGCTATGCACTGGGATGGGCGGCTTTCTTACTGCCTTATCAAATAACTACAGGCGGAGTAACCGGTATCGCGGCAATTATTTATTATGCTACGGGAATAGAGATTCAAGTGTCTTATTTCATCATCAATGCTGTTTTTCTAGGATTCGCATTGAAAATATTAGGACCTAAATTCAGTCTGAAGACCATTTATGCCATCTTTATGCTGACATTTCTGTTATGGCTCTTTCAAACATTGTTGAAAGGTCCGGATGGAACACTGCCGCAATTATTAGGACCAGGACAAGAATTCATGGCTTGTGTAGTAGGTGCCGGCTTACTGGGATTTGGTATCGGCATTGTTTTCTGCAATAATGGAAGTACCGGTGGTACGGATATCATTGCTTGGATTATCAATAAATACAAAGATGTAACCCTTGGCCGCATGATGATGTATTGTGATATTGTCATCATATCCTCCTGTTATTTCATATTCCATGATTGGAAACGAGTGTTGTTTGGTTTCTGCGTATTGTTTATCATGAGCATTGTGATTGATTATGTAATAAACAGTTCACGCCAATCTGTACAGTTCCTTATTTTCTCGCGCAAACATGATGAAATAGCCGAAGGAATCACCAAACAAATAGACCGTGGAGTTACCCTATTAGATGGTACAGGATGGTATAGCAAACAAGGAATCAAAGTCGTAGTGGTATTAGCCAAAAAAAGCCAGTCACTGGATATATTCCGATTGGTGAAAGATATTGACCCCAATGCATTTATATCACAAAGTAATGTGGTAGGAGTGTATGGAGAAGGGTTCGACAAACTAAAAATAAAGTAA
- a CDS encoding non-canonical purine NTP diphosphatase — translation MKRKLVFATNNAHKLEEISAILGEKVELLSLKDINCHADIPETADTLEGNAMLKAEYIFENYGLDCFADDTGLEVEALNGAPGVYSARYAGGEGHNAEANMQKLLQNMQGAPNRKAQFRTAICLILDGKKHLFEGIVKGEIIKEKRGSSGFGYDPIFVPEGYTKTFAELGNETKNKISHRALAVEKLCRFLKA, via the coding sequence ATGAAAAGGAAATTAGTATTTGCTACAAACAATGCCCATAAATTGGAGGAAATCTCTGCTATCTTGGGTGAAAAGGTGGAATTATTAAGCCTTAAAGATATTAACTGCCATGCTGATATCCCCGAAACAGCCGATACACTGGAAGGTAATGCAATGCTGAAAGCGGAATATATTTTTGAAAACTATGGTCTGGACTGCTTTGCCGATGATACGGGCCTGGAGGTGGAAGCTTTGAATGGTGCGCCGGGTGTTTATTCCGCCCGTTATGCCGGAGGTGAAGGACACAATGCGGAAGCCAATATGCAAAAATTATTGCAGAATATGCAGGGAGCCCCCAACAGAAAGGCACAGTTCCGTACAGCTATCTGCCTAATTCTGGATGGAAAGAAGCATTTGTTCGAAGGAATTGTAAAAGGTGAGATTATCAAAGAAAAACGAGGTTCGTCAGGTTTCGGGTACGACCCCATCTTTGTGCCCGAAGGATATACTAAAACTTTTGCCGAACTAGGCAATGAGACGAAAAACAAAATCAGTCACCGTGCGCTGGCCGTAGAGAAGCTTTGCCGATTTCTGAAGGCGTAA
- a CDS encoding hybrid sensor histidine kinase/response regulator transcription factor has product MKYFFLFLLLFLGKYSVCAQHMISKQLPFFYQLSSNEIFDIYQDKEGYLWIGTTNGLARYDGFRLQPFRSDYKNLNLLTNNSISNIVDNSRYVWIGTWKGLNLYDKQACKIIPFPDTRLLDKGINYMAADKEDNIWIGAGNTIYRCNSTASIAREYDIFGSQQNKHVINFVYQDREGNMWVLTGGGLFRYDDKSDSFITYPPLGRNNAPYTMYQDQSGNYWIGTWGEGLWQFFPKKEEEECYKRHHIINSRSGETEPIFYSMTQDNTFGYLWLLSYNELYALQYTEEGTLVSVDIHDLVDTHMMYTKIMKDREGNLWLGSYDMAYTIFFDNSKIDNYPLPQLKKHMGWDANILNLCLDKNDVMWVNQDRYGLCLYDLSQDLFADNSGNNLSNPGEVSIIVKSKLKEGVWISPRYGARVMRMTHQGMKIQLEEDIDLEKQIYNPGNIRDLVEDNKGSLWIFSQSGLYVKRPDNSILLAASSDFPEMSSLTSDREGNIWGVSTDKKVYRLSCIDRNISYELKACIPVLSGQENVNHACIDREGCLWLVSSLGRIFKSDTNKEAFENMALDNQIDDCSVLGLLADENNVWIITNKKVLQYNIYQKVCMNYATSDGNIWVDVFRYRAISRDRQGGLYVGGHRGFIHIQSGSVSLADKIQFSPVVTDVKIENKSIFFAEDESLHTINRISLAPNSRNIEIFFSSLIYSLNSKVEMAYKLDGVDKDWVYLSYDKNSAFYNQLKKGTYSFWLKWKYGQGKWMEGKVVLAIVQAPAFYETWLAYMVYLVLIVLAVYLSFHTYAQRIKIKNEVKLKEELARTKLNYFTNISHELLTPLTVISCITDHLEQKVPAIRQQSVILKSNADKLKRLIQQILDFRKMDVGKMNLNVSEGNISEFIQNICKTNFLPLAQKKGIILEIDVEPLEIKGYLDFDKLDKIIYNLLSNAVKYTPEYKCIKVNVYLINKEGNKVLVIKIKDEGIGISSKEINYIFTRFYSSKKQVGIESNGIGLSLTKELVNLHHGTITVDSELGKGTCFTVELPIDRTGYKHDEIVDELESVAMDITECVIVAEDDVSSDGDTDKSTLLLIDDNAELLYIMKEIFKEKYSVWTAADGQQAWDKLSNHEVDMIICDVMLPDINGWELCTRIKSDLRFNHIPVVILTAKNGIDDRIASYDAGADGYIAKPFEMKVLFARVDNLIRSFKMRQAAFRKEEDVNLETLAYPSADKLFLQSIIESIEQHLEESEFDLERLSEEMNMSKSTLYRKIKSMTGLTPLDFVRNIKMKRACMMLLARTQTISEVAYAVGFSNPKYFTKCFKEEFGVTPTEYQQSHIKA; this is encoded by the coding sequence ATGAAGTACTTTTTCCTCTTCCTACTTTTATTTTTAGGTAAATACTCTGTTTGTGCGCAGCACATGATATCTAAGCAGCTTCCTTTTTTCTATCAACTTTCGTCCAATGAGATTTTTGATATCTATCAGGATAAAGAAGGATATTTGTGGATAGGAACCACTAATGGGCTGGCACGGTATGATGGTTTTCGCTTGCAGCCTTTCCGGTCTGATTATAAGAATCTGAATTTGCTTACAAATAATTCAATTTCAAATATAGTGGATAATTCTCGCTATGTATGGATCGGTACATGGAAAGGATTAAATCTTTATGATAAACAAGCTTGTAAAATAATTCCTTTTCCGGATACAAGATTGTTGGATAAGGGAATTAATTATATGGCAGCAGATAAGGAAGACAATATTTGGATAGGAGCTGGTAATACAATATATAGATGTAATTCTACAGCTTCTATTGCGAGGGAATATGATATTTTCGGCTCGCAACAGAATAAGCATGTCATTAATTTTGTTTATCAGGATAGAGAGGGAAATATGTGGGTGCTTACAGGAGGAGGCTTATTCAGGTATGATGATAAGTCAGATTCCTTTATTACTTATCCTCCATTAGGTAGGAACAATGCGCCTTATACTATGTATCAAGACCAATCAGGAAATTACTGGATTGGTACGTGGGGCGAAGGACTATGGCAGTTCTTTCCAAAGAAAGAAGAGGAAGAATGTTATAAAAGACATCATATTATCAATTCCAGAAGTGGGGAAACGGAACCGATCTTTTATAGTATGACGCAAGATAATACATTCGGCTACTTGTGGCTATTGTCTTATAATGAACTTTACGCCTTGCAATATACCGAAGAGGGTACATTGGTATCTGTGGATATACATGATTTGGTAGATACACACATGATGTACACTAAAATCATGAAAGACAGAGAAGGGAATCTGTGGCTGGGGTCTTATGATATGGCATATACTATTTTCTTTGATAATTCGAAGATTGATAATTATCCTTTGCCGCAACTTAAAAAACACATGGGTTGGGATGCGAATATCTTGAATCTTTGCTTGGATAAAAATGATGTAATGTGGGTCAATCAGGATAGATACGGGCTTTGCCTGTATGATTTGTCACAAGATCTATTTGCAGATAATAGTGGTAATAATTTGTCAAATCCGGGCGAAGTAAGCATTATTGTGAAATCCAAGCTTAAGGAAGGAGTATGGATCAGTCCCAGATATGGTGCACGGGTAATGAGAATGACTCATCAGGGTATGAAGATACAGTTGGAAGAGGATATTGATTTGGAAAAACAAATCTATAATCCGGGAAATATCAGGGACTTGGTTGAAGATAATAAAGGTAGTTTATGGATTTTTAGCCAGTCGGGGCTTTATGTAAAGCGTCCTGATAATTCTATTTTACTTGCAGCAAGTTCTGATTTTCCAGAGATGTCTTCCTTGACAAGTGATAGGGAAGGTAACATATGGGGAGTGTCTACTGATAAAAAGGTGTACAGGTTAAGCTGTATTGATAGGAATATATCTTATGAATTAAAAGCTTGTATTCCAGTTCTTTCAGGACAGGAAAATGTAAATCATGCCTGTATAGATAGGGAGGGTTGCTTATGGTTGGTTTCTTCTTTAGGGAGAATATTCAAATCGGATACGAATAAAGAGGCATTTGAAAATATGGCTTTGGATAATCAGATAGATGATTGCTCTGTGTTGGGGTTACTTGCTGATGAAAACAATGTGTGGATTATAACTAACAAAAAGGTGCTTCAATATAATATTTATCAGAAGGTATGTATGAATTATGCCACTTCGGATGGGAATATATGGGTTGATGTATTCAGGTATAGAGCGATAAGCAGGGACAGACAAGGAGGGCTGTATGTAGGTGGGCATCGTGGTTTTATACATATTCAGTCTGGTAGTGTCTCATTGGCGGATAAGATACAGTTTTCTCCTGTCGTTACGGATGTAAAAATTGAAAATAAAAGTATATTCTTTGCTGAAGATGAATCACTTCATACCATCAACCGGATTTCTTTGGCCCCCAATTCCAGAAATATAGAAATATTTTTTTCATCGCTTATCTATTCATTGAATTCCAAGGTAGAGATGGCTTATAAATTGGATGGAGTAGATAAGGATTGGGTATATCTGTCCTATGATAAGAATTCTGCTTTTTATAATCAGTTAAAGAAAGGTACTTATTCATTCTGGTTAAAATGGAAATATGGACAAGGAAAATGGATGGAAGGCAAAGTTGTATTGGCTATTGTCCAGGCTCCGGCTTTTTATGAAACTTGGTTGGCATATATGGTTTACCTTGTTTTGATTGTACTTGCTGTCTATCTGTCTTTTCATACTTATGCGCAGCGTATTAAAATCAAAAATGAAGTGAAACTAAAAGAAGAGCTGGCACGGACAAAATTGAACTATTTTACAAATATCTCTCATGAATTACTAACTCCGCTGACAGTCATTTCTTGTATTACTGACCATTTGGAACAAAAAGTTCCTGCTATCCGACAACAGTCTGTAATACTGAAATCCAATGCCGACAAACTGAAACGGTTAATACAGCAGATTTTGGACTTTAGAAAGATGGATGTGGGAAAAATGAATCTGAATGTGTCCGAAGGAAATATCAGTGAGTTTATACAGAATATTTGCAAGACGAATTTTCTTCCTCTTGCTCAAAAGAAAGGCATAATTTTAGAGATTGACGTAGAACCATTGGAAATTAAAGGTTATCTGGATTTTGATAAGTTAGACAAAATAATATATAACCTGTTATCGAATGCCGTAAAATACACTCCCGAATATAAATGTATCAAAGTAAACGTATACCTTATAAATAAGGAAGGAAATAAGGTCTTGGTTATCAAAATAAAGGATGAGGGAATAGGTATCTCATCCAAAGAAATCAATTATATTTTTACTCGTTTTTATAGTAGTAAGAAACAGGTGGGAATCGAATCGAATGGTATCGGGCTTTCTTTGACGAAAGAGTTGGTGAATCTTCATCATGGAACTATCACAGTAGACAGTGAATTAGGTAAAGGTACCTGTTTTACGGTAGAACTTCCCATTGACAGAACGGGGTATAAGCATGATGAAATAGTGGACGAGTTGGAAAGTGTGGCAATGGATATCACCGAATGTGTAATTGTGGCAGAGGATGATGTTTCATCTGATGGAGATACGGATAAATCTACTCTTCTGTTGATAGATGATAATGCAGAATTACTCTATATCATGAAAGAAATATTTAAGGAAAAGTATAGTGTATGGACTGCGGCAGACGGACAGCAAGCTTGGGATAAACTAAGCAACCATGAAGTGGATATGATTATTTGTGATGTGATGTTGCCTGATATCAATGGTTGGGAGCTTTGCACTCGTATTAAGTCGGATTTGCGTTTTAATCATATTCCGGTGGTCATACTTACTGCGAAGAACGGCATTGATGACCGGATAGCCAGTTATGATGCCGGAGCGGATGGTTATATTGCAAAGCCATTTGAAATGAAAGTACTTTTTGCCCGTGTGGATAATCTTATCAGATCGTTTAAGATGCGTCAGGCGGCTTTTCGTAAAGAAGAAGACGTCAATTTGGAAACTTTAGCTTATCCGTCTGCCGACAAGTTGTTTCTGCAGTCTATAATTGAAAGCATAGAACAACATCTGGAAGAGTCTGAATTTGATTTGGAAAGACTTTCCGAAGAAATGAACATGTCCAAATCTACTTTATACCGTAAAATAAAATCTATGACCGGATTGACACCTTTGGACTTTGTACGCAATATAAAGATGAAGCGTGCCTGTATGATGTTGCTTGCGCGTACTCAGACCATATCTGAAGTGGCATACGCTGTAGGTTTCAGTAATCCTAAGTATTTTACGAAATGTTTTAAAGAGGAATTTGGCGTGACGCCTACCGAGTATCAGCAGTCACATATCAAGGCCTGA
- a CDS encoding RNA methyltransferase: protein MRKLKITELNRLTVDEFKKADKLPLAVVLDEVRSLHNIGSVFRTSDAFLVDCIYLCGITATPPHPEMHKTALGAENSVEWRYKKNTLDAVQELHDQGFIVLAIEQVEGSTLLDKLELDADKKYAIVMGNEVKGVQQEVVNACDGCIEIPQYGTKHSLNVSVTTGIIVWEFANKLMKFR from the coding sequence ATGAGGAAACTCAAAATAACAGAACTGAACCGGCTTACTGTAGACGAATTCAAGAAAGCCGATAAGTTGCCTTTAGCAGTGGTGCTGGATGAAGTACGCAGTTTACACAACATAGGATCAGTGTTTCGCACATCGGATGCATTTTTGGTAGATTGCATTTATTTATGTGGTATTACAGCCACTCCTCCCCATCCCGAAATGCATAAAACAGCTTTAGGAGCTGAGAATTCGGTGGAGTGGAGATATAAAAAGAATACGCTTGATGCCGTTCAGGAACTTCATGATCAAGGGTTTATCGTATTGGCTATCGAACAGGTGGAAGGCAGTACTTTGCTGGATAAACTGGAACTGGATGCCGATAAGAAATATGCCATCGTAATGGGAAATGAAGTGAAAGGGGTACAACAGGAAGTAGTCAATGCCTGTGACGGATGCATCGAGATTCCCCAGTATGGTACAAAACATTCGTTAAATGTATCAGTAACGACAGGGATTATTGTATGGGAGTTTGCCAATAAATTAATGAAATTCAGATAA